A single genomic interval of Saccharospirillum mangrovi harbors:
- a CDS encoding DUF6088 family protein, giving the protein MSVAEKVAKRVKRIPRGHLFSARECQQLGSLAAVQKALSRLAQSGEIERVSRGVYSRPKARKTASPIVVLPSAVTLAKYWAKMNGYTLVTQAEEAAFRLGLQTQMPMRAIFWSNGPSRRFKQGNDIVEVRHVVDSKLRWAGQPEGEIYRGLLVTEPFSISYDDWLRICGRLSINNERAKVFLQRILKISLPIGWREKLQGLDQN; this is encoded by the coding sequence ATGTCGGTCGCCGAAAAAGTTGCGAAACGAGTAAAACGGATTCCAAGAGGGCATCTCTTTTCAGCAAGGGAATGTCAGCAACTTGGGTCTCTGGCCGCAGTTCAGAAGGCGTTAAGTCGTTTAGCACAATCTGGTGAAATTGAACGTGTTTCAAGAGGTGTCTATTCACGGCCAAAGGCGCGCAAGACCGCGTCCCCTATAGTAGTTTTGCCTAGTGCTGTAACACTGGCCAAGTATTGGGCAAAGATGAATGGCTATACGTTGGTCACTCAGGCTGAGGAAGCTGCCTTTCGCCTAGGTCTTCAGACTCAAATGCCAATGAGGGCCATCTTCTGGAGCAATGGACCCAGTCGTCGGTTCAAGCAGGGAAACGACATTGTGGAAGTCAGGCATGTAGTTGATAGTAAGCTTAGGTGGGCAGGACAACCCGAAGGCGAAATATATCGGGGATTGCTGGTCACTGAACCTTTTTCTATAAGTTACGATGATTGGCTTCGGATCTGTGGAAGGCTGTCAATTAACAATGAGCGAGCCAAGGTGTTCTTACAGCGCATACTTAAAATCTCATTGCCTATCGGATGGAGAGAAAAATTACAGGGTCTTGATCAGAATTGA
- a CDS encoding TniQ family protein, translating into MILVRPSPYIDECIVGYLNRISEVNGFRHFGYLLQYAGLNWKNHRAPIHQLLSGERDIQSLFSNLGLQNYKSKASTAFQSFRRAIDTPYFFVKYPRVCPECLSELGYCRFQWALLPVVACPNHKKMLVDINLTTGERLSWYRQHICKFDDGTIIRTAGGLAPSNSIQQSRHIEMLLFDKRPSNTKPLITQGLGLRELLSLIHFIAHFQVRILGGSFKPASLQCHELGNIYGSAWHVLQTWPDSFYSLLSQYVEKPMSSIGQAGLNKHFRDIHERLHRQQKNDGIARLKEEFDRYIEEYWPGVLEPKRITRIKFVSGSRNIISKKEASSLLGSRLERIDKLVIQRRITPIVFKGKAHYLRDQIEALANEISLNWTMVQACDALEITRFQLKQLLDAGLIPALQTPDTLNRDWVIGKQESQNLIAMLLSKASHPEPISDTASMAGMYRKGYSIVQLLKAMLDGEIEYVATTNVDKPTSLKQFYGFKHKV; encoded by the coding sequence ATGATCCTGGTTAGACCATCACCCTATATTGATGAATGTATAGTTGGCTACCTTAATAGAATTTCAGAGGTTAATGGCTTTAGGCATTTTGGTTATCTTTTACAGTACGCTGGATTAAACTGGAAAAATCATCGGGCACCAATTCATCAGTTACTTTCAGGTGAACGTGACATACAAAGTCTTTTCTCTAATCTTGGATTACAAAACTATAAATCAAAAGCTTCCACAGCATTTCAATCTTTTCGTCGAGCGATTGATACGCCATACTTCTTCGTAAAATATCCTAGAGTTTGTCCTGAATGCCTTTCCGAGCTAGGGTATTGCAGATTTCAATGGGCTTTACTCCCGGTAGTAGCCTGCCCCAATCACAAAAAAATGTTAGTGGATATAAACCTTACAACTGGCGAAAGGCTGAGCTGGTATCGTCAGCATATATGTAAGTTTGATGATGGGACAATAATACGCACAGCCGGTGGTTTAGCTCCTTCTAACTCAATACAACAAAGCCGACATATTGAAATGTTATTGTTCGACAAGCGCCCCTCGAATACTAAACCGTTGATTACACAGGGGCTAGGACTAAGGGAGCTACTTAGTCTTATCCATTTCATCGCACATTTTCAGGTTCGTATTCTAGGGGGGTCGTTTAAGCCAGCTTCCTTGCAATGTCACGAACTGGGCAATATCTACGGATCTGCCTGGCATGTACTTCAAACTTGGCCAGATAGCTTTTATTCACTGCTCAGTCAGTATGTTGAAAAGCCGATGAGTAGTATCGGTCAAGCTGGATTGAACAAGCACTTTAGAGACATACATGAGCGGTTACATAGACAACAAAAAAATGATGGAATCGCACGCCTCAAAGAAGAATTCGATCGTTATATCGAAGAATACTGGCCGGGCGTACTGGAACCTAAGCGAATAACCCGTATCAAATTCGTATCCGGATCAAGAAATATCATTTCAAAAAAAGAAGCGTCCAGTTTACTCGGATCCCGCCTCGAAAGGATTGACAAACTAGTTATTCAAAGACGTATAACCCCAATAGTATTCAAAGGTAAAGCGCATTACTTACGGGATCAAATTGAGGCTCTCGCCAACGAGATATCTTTAAACTGGACGATGGTTCAAGCCTGTGATGCGCTCGAGATCACCCGTTTTCAGCTTAAACAGCTACTTGATGCAGGTTTAATCCCGGCACTACAAACGCCAGACACTCTTAATCGTGACTGGGTGATTGGTAAACAAGAAAGTCAGAATCTCATTGCAATGCTATTAAGCAAGGCGTCCCATCCAGAGCCTATAAGTGACACAGCATCTATGGCTGGTATGTATAGAAAAGGCTATTCAATTGTTCAGCTTTTAAAAGCTATGCTGGATGGTGAAATTGAGTATGTTGCCACCACTAATGTCGATAAACCAACAAGCTTAAAACAATTTTACGGCTTCAAGCACAAGGTTTGA